The nucleotide sequence AGAAAAGGCTTCTCTTCCAGTGCCTGTCGAAAACGATTCATCATAACCTCCCACTCAAGTCACAACGGCCTGTATCCCAGACCGTTGTGACGAGCTTACTTTTTCATGATCGGATTGACTTTCTCTTCTAGCAACTTCACGATATCCGCAGGCTGTGCCGTTTGACCGAATAATTGATCAAAACCAGCCAGTATCGTTGTGTCGATTTTTTGCCAATCAACATGCCCTGGCTGCAGGTGTGCCTTAGGCATCTCGTCGATAACCGCCTGCTTGATGTGTGCAGGGTCGGGGTTGCCTGGAACATTCAAAAACGGATCGGAATTCAGCACGGACAAGCGCGGCGGTACAAAGTAAGTCGAGGTCTCCTGGACACCCTGCTCGCTCGCGAGGAATTTGAGGAATAACTTAGTCTCCTCCAAATGCTTTGTTCCTTTGAAAATCGAATATCCTGCCTGACCGAGCATCGGTGCCGAGCCTTTTGAACCCGCTGGCATCGGAGCAATGTCCCACTTGAAGTCCTTGATTGTCCGCGCCTTCGAAACGTAGCTGTACACATCAAAGAACATGCCAATTTTGCCTGATTCAAAGCTGACTTGCTCACCCGCCTTCGGATGCGATCCATCTGTAAACATCATCCGTTGGAGCATGCTGAGTGTCTCCACCCCGTATTGGTCATTCCACGTAAACTGATTCATTTCTTTGTTGAACGGGCCGCTGCCATTTGACCATGAATAGGAAGACAGGATGATCCACGTTTTCCAATCGCGGAAGAAGTTGGCCCCGTAGATTTTGCTTGCTCCTGTTCCGCTCGAGATCGCTTGCGCCGACTTTTCGAATTCCTCCCACGTCCATTTTCCTTCTTTCGCTAGATCGTTCGGGGATTTCAAGCCTGCCTTGTCAAACAAGTCCTTGTTGTAAAACATCACGGTAGGCGGGGTAGAAAACGGCAGTCCGTACAGTTTGTCGTCTTTTCGGAACAGCTCAAGCGTCGACGGAATAAAGTCGTCCAGCTTAAAAGCAGTGTCGTTCTTTACATCCGAGACATCTTCCAAAATCCCATTTTCCATAAACTGTGGTACCATTCGTTCAGACACCCAACCGATGTCAGGCAGCTCCTGACCAGCAGCGAGCACCGTCACCTTTTGCTGATAATCGGGGAATGGAACAGATTCCAGCTTCACCTTGATGGTCGGATTTTGTTGCGTAAATTTTTCAGATAGCTTCGTATACAGGTCTAGGTGGGCTTGGTTGCCCCATGTTAAAAACGTAAGCTCGACTGCTTCTTTCTGACCCGTTGCGGAGTCACCGGGAGTCGTCGCGGTGTTGCTGCACCCAAATGTAAACGCTGTCAAAGCAGTAGACAATGCCAACAGGATTGCCTTTTTCATGGCGTACCTCCTTATCTGTTTTCCCTGTCACCAGTATAAAATTGAGTGAATAGTAAGATAAATCACGTGAAATTTAGATTTGGTATGAGATTTAAAGATCTTCACTGCCTTCGAGGTCTCGGTAGCTCCCGGGTGTCATCCCGACTTCCTTTTTAAATACCAGCATGAAATGCTTCGCGCTCTGATACCCTACTAAGCGGGCGATATCATACACCTTCAGACTCGTCTCGTGTAATAGCTGCTTGGCGCGGTTCATCCTCACCTGCGTGATGTAGTCGGAGACATTTTCCCCCGTCTCGGTCTTGAACAATTGACTCAAATAGATCGGATTCAAATGAACAGACTCCGCCAGCGTCTGGAGTCTCAGATCGCCGTCCAAATGATCGTGAATGAATGCTTTTACCTTGCGAATGATTTGTCTTTCTTCTCTAGGACTACCGTCGACGCTGCTTTCTTCTTCCCGGACTTTCTTTTTGCGATCCAGCACTTGCCTGATTTTTGTGAGCGTGCTCACCAGCTCTAATCGATCAATAGGCTTCAAAAGATAGTCAGAGACTTTGTACTTCAACGCTTTCTGTGCGTAGTGAAAATCACCATAGCCACTAATAATCACGATGGGCAGATCCTCGTACATCTCCCGGATTTTCCCGATCAGCGCCAAGCCGTCGACTTCCCGCATGCGGATATCTGTCACAATCAAATCAGGCATTTCCGTGCGTAGATAATGCAGGGCATCCTTTCCATTTTCCGCTTCTGCCATGACGGCAAAACCAAACGTTCCTTTTTCAATTAACGCTCTCAAGCCTTCCCGAATCATTCGTTCATCTTCCACCAGCAATACTTTGTACATCGCGTGTTTCTCCCTTCTGGAAATCGAGCGGAATCTTCATCGTAATTTCCGTGCCTTGATTCGGTCTGCTCACAATGGTTAGCCCGTACTTTTCCCCGAACAATAAGATCAGCCGCTGTGAAATGTTTCGCAATGCTGTCCCATTGTGTGGGTTTCCTGTCATCTCATGCTGCTGCATAGGCGTACGCAGACTTGCGAGCAGACGAGTTAATGATTGCTCAGACATTCCCTTGCCATTGTCCCTCACGCTGATATGCATGACACCCTCCTGACAAAGCGCCGTGAGCCATATCGTCCCTCCCTGTTCCTGATGTTCAATCCCGTGTGCCATTGCATTTTCAAGCAATGGCTGTAGCAGCAGCTTCGGGATACGCTGATCCGACAGGCTCTCTTCCACGTCCATATACACCTGAAGGCGCTCTCCCAGACGAATCTTTTGGATACGAATGTAGGATTCTAACGATATCATCTCTTGTTTCAGCGTAACGTGCCCATCCTCTCGAGCGACCGTATAGCGCATGAGTTTTCCGAGCGAAGAAACCATGTCGGACACATCGTAGTTACCCGAGCGGATCGCCATCATATTGATCGATTCAAGTGTGTTGTAAATAAAATGTGGATTGATCTGGCTCTGTAAGGCCGCCAGCTCCGCCTCCCGTTCACGCAAGCTGCTGAGATACACCTCATTGACAAGGCGGTTGATTTCCTCGACCATCTGATTGAATTGCTCGCTCAGCTTCCCGATCTCGTCTTGGGAATCGACAGGAACTCGTTCATGCAAGTTCCCTCGTTTTACTTGCAGCATTTTTTCTTTCAATTGAACGAGCGGCTTGCTAAGCGAATAGGAAAAATAAATCGCGAGCCCGCCAGCAACGAGTAAAAACATCGCCGCAATCAGCATCGTAAAACTACGCAAGCTATTGGATTCTGCAAGCAGGATATCGAGCGGTATCAAACTGATCACCACAAGCCCCGTCTCTCTCGATTGATGATCCACGAAGAGATATCGCTGTCCCTGAATCATCCTCTGGTTCGCATCCCCACGATTGATCCCGTCGGTTTCTTGCAGCAAAGTACGATAGCCCGGCGAGCCTTCGCTCTCCCGCTTTTCATAAAACAGCTCGTTTCCCTCATTTACGATGAGCAAGCTCCCGTCCTTGGTAAAAGGCATATCGGACAAAATCTGGTCAAACATGTCCATTTTCATATCGATTTTCATGATTCCGAGTGGTACTTTCGTATACGGCTCTCGCAATAATCGAGCCACTGACACATAGCGCTCACCAGAGGTATCCAAGTAATAGGCGGGCCGATGCTGTGGAATTATGACCGCTGCCCCCTGTCCCGTGATCACGCGCGAATACCATCCCTCTTCAGCCAAATCTCCCTTGCTCTTCATGACAGAAGGGTCCAGATTGGAAAAAATCATGCCATTCCCCGCAATGATTTGAATGCCTTTTACTTCCGGTCGGCTATAGGAAAGACTGGATATATACAGCGTCATCTTCTCCCTTTTTTCCATGGAGAGAAAAGAAGTAGCCGACGTATTTGTCTGAATTTCTTTTAAAATGGACAGGACTTCTGGGTCGTAGAGCGGCATGAGTGATAAACGCTTCATCTCCCGAATATTGCGCTCCAGGTTGCGATTGATCTGACCCACAATCTGTCCTGTGTATTCAGCCGTTCTCGATTCCGTTGAAGCCGAAAACTTGTTGTACGTGATGATTCCCTGCAAGCTTAACGGGATTGCGATCAAACAAAGAAAAAGCGTGAGAATCTTCGTCCGCAGTGTTCCTTGCAAAAAAAACGTAGAGACTTTCCTTTTCATGATGGCCCCTTTCTGTATGTTTGAATAATCAGTATTTTGTTCATCAAAAAATCCGTCAGGTCAAAATCCTGACGGTCTGTTCCTCAGTCTATTTCGATGCCCATGCAAAGACAATCGTAGAATGTATCCTCAATTAAAAATTCTCTCGTCAACGTCCCCATTTCCTTGAAGCCTAGCTTTTTGTACAAATAAATAGCAGAATCGTTGTCTGAACGGACTTTCAGATTGATTTTTCGTATCACCTTTGATTGCTTGGCCCATTCCAGCAGGGATTCCAGTAGAAGTCTTCCAACCCCTGATCCCCAGAACTCTTTCAAGACGCTAATCCCAAATTCACCTACATGCTGCGTCCGCGATCGGATACCCCCTCGAAAAGTCAGGTTCCCCACAATTCTCCCGTCCACCTCTGCAATCAAACACAGTTGATTAGGAGCTTCTTGAAATCTTTTGATGTTTTCTTTTTGCTCCTCAGGGGCTACTGTCCATTCTTGTGGGCCAAATGACAAATTGTCCGTCTCTCCTGATACCTGATGTATGAACGCAACTAAGGCTTCAGCATCTGTCAGCTCCGATAATCGGATGATGACATTTTGACCAGACTTCAGTTTGGATACCTTCATAAGAACCTCCTCGCATCGGAAACTTTTCATACTATTTAAACAGAAAAACGGACGCCTGTTAACCGTCCGCTTGTAGCTTGTTCGACTATTCCATTGTTTTAAAGTAAAGGACGGTATCATGCAGGCTGCCATCAGCCGATCGGGCAAACCCCGGAATGCGCCCTGCTTCTTGATAGCCCATCGACTGATACAACTGGTTGGACGGATCGCCCGCTCGTGTATCCAAAACGAGGAGGCTTCGGTTATCAGCAAGAGCCCTTGCCTCCGCCAGCAGCATCAGTCCACGACCAATTCCTTGACGTTGCGCTCTGGGATGAACCATCAGCTTGGCGATCTCTGCCCGATGCAATCCATTTGGACGACTCACCAGATGGAGCTGGATGGTTCCGACGATGATATCTTCCTGTACTGCTACCCAAATTTTCACATGTTCATGGGGCACCGAGGTCCAATAGGTGCGTGCTTCTTCCAGCTTCATCGGCGGTAAAAAGCCAAGGGAAGCCCCATCCTCCACAACATCGATCAGCAATTGGGACAGTTGACGCAGTTCTTCCTCTGAAAACTCGATTCCTTCCCGATAACAAAGCGCTGACTTCATAACAGCCCCTCCGTATTTGAAGAAGATTTTTTCTCCCTTCTTACATTATAACGGAGAAATCAAAATCATGTAAGATAATCTAACATCACCTTATCAAGGTCGATATCCGTACATACTGAAAACAAACAGCAAGCATAAATAAATAATTGCTGCGGGTACAATGGTAAGAGCAATGAAAAAACGTTTCTTCACACTGTTGGCATTTCGAAATAGCCAAAAGTAGATGAACAGCAGGATGAGAAGGAACGGGACAAAATAAAAGCCCAGCATGAACCCCACCCAGTCCGAGTTGGTTTCCCAGAACTGTTCCGGCACGGGCACCCGATGATATTCACTATATATCTGTTCTTTACGTGAGATAAATAGGTAGGATAGCACAAGGTAGTAACCGAATATAACGAATTTCAGCCAAGGCTTGATCTGTTTCGCCGCGAGTGTTATAGAAAAGATGATCCCTACGATAAACCATAATGACAAGTATTCCATCTGGATCCCTCCTACGAAGGATTATAGGGATCCGTTCTGTTGGAGATAAGTACCAACTTTTTTTGGTACCTCACCCTCGCGTGATTACAAGAGTCGACAAAATTTGGAATCCTTCCTATAATAGACTTGTCAAACAACACGGTATGCGAGTATCTTTGCATATAGAAAGCTCACTACCTGTAGGAGATGGTCACGATAACGTACGCTCTTTCGTTTTTACTGTCGTTTTGTATCGTTATGGTGCTGATTCCGCCTCTGGCTAAATTGGCATTTCGCCTTGATTTTGTGGACAAGCCACGTAAAGACGTGGAAAGAAAGATTCACCGGGAGCCTATCCCATTGACCGCCAGCTACGCTATTTTTGTCGGCTTTGCTGCATCGTTTCTGCTCTTCTCGAAAGAATCTACCGGGCAAACGATCGCTGTTCTGTCAGGCTCACTTCTGCTGCTTATTATTGGTACCATTGATGACTGGTACAAGACGCAAGGCAAGGATTTTTCCGCCCTGCCCAAGCTGATCGTCCAAGTATCGGCCGCCGTGATTGTCTACTTGTCGGGAATTACTTTTTCCGGCTTTTACAATCCTTTGAGTGGCGAATACATATTGCTCCCGGAATGGTTGCAGTTCATCCTGACCATCCTGTGGATTTTCGGAGTAACGACGGTCATCAATTTTTCGGATGGCATGGACGGTTTGGCTGGAGGGCTTTCTGCAATCTCCGCAGGCACGCTCTTCGTAGTCGCTTTGGTTAAAGGACAAAGCACATCTGCGATTATGGCGATTAGTCTGATCGGTGTTGCCTTGGCTTATCTGCGGTACAACAAGCCACCGGCCAAAATTTTCATGGGAGATGCAGGCGCGACCTTCCTCGGCTTTATCTTGGCGGTCATCGCGTTGGATGGTGCCTTTAAGCAAGCAACCGTTCTCTCCTTGTTCATTCCGATTTTAGCACTCGGTGTGCCGATTTTTGATAATCTGTTTGTGGTGACCAAACGCTTCCTGCAAGGAAAGCCGATCTACCAAGCAGATGCCAGCCAGGTTCATTATCGCCTGCTGCGTTCTGGACTCAATCCAAAACAGGTCGTCACCTTCCTGTGCTTGATCAGTGTTTGCTTTAGTCTGACGTCCATTATCCTGCTCCTGCTCGGGGTATAGATTATCGGTCACAATGAAAAATGCCGCTTGGGTCTAATCCCTGCGGCATTTTTTTGAGCGGATTACGCAAAGCCTCTCTTCGCTGTCGTGGTCGTCTGAAACGTCTGGAAGCCTGTCCGTTCGTACAAGGCAATCGCAGGGTCATTGTGAGTACCTGTGACGAGATACGGCTGCAAGCCCTTTTCCAGCGTCTGGTTCACAAAAAAGCGGACAAGCTCTTTGCCGTAGCCTTTGCCTTGATGCACGGGATCTACGAACACATCGTAAACCTCGCCATGTCCTGTGATGATCAGGGACCCTACGAATACTCCCTCATGCTCGAACAAATAAATATCCTCTCTCATATCGTTCAGGAGCCATTTCTTCCATGCGTTCATCGTTTTCTCAGGATAATCCGCCAAACGGTATGGCTGAAGGTCGATGCCTTTGCGCACCTCATAGTAAGCGTCACTCTGCGATTGGATATACATATCCATTTCGGGCTCGGTGAATTTGCGTACGTCTAGTGTCGGCGCAGGCCCGATCTCTCCTGTGTATTTCATCAGATGATGGCCCCAGATAGAAGCAAAGCCTCTCTTGGAAAAGAAATCAGCACCCTGCCCGTGGTCAACCCGATAGGTAGCCATGACTGCCGTCGGCTTCTCCTCATGCTGTTGCAGTTCCAGCCAAAGCTTATCGAACAGCCGGGAGCCGATTCCCCGCTTTCGATGGTCTGGCCGTATATAGACGTATATTTCTGCTGTCCCTTCTTCTCCAGAGGAGTTCAAATCATAAGTGCCACAGCCGATGATTTGATCATCCTCCTCCCAGATGTAAACCGTAGCTTTTTCCACGATATCAACAATCTCTTCGGTCCTCCAAAGCATGCCTTCGCCAATCATCGTCACGACGGTCTCTTTGTCAGTTGATTGTGCTTGTCGTATCATCTCTGTACTCTCCCGTTAGCTCTGTTGGACGGTTGCTGCTTCTGCGGCTTTTTCCAACTTCTTGCGATGCTGCAAGCAAGCCTCGCATCTTCTGCTTTTTCGCCCGAAAGCCGTGTAGTATTTGCTTTTTTTGCAGGATCGGCACGTAATATACAACGAGCTCGACAAATTGTAGTTCTCTTCTGGCGTGTTTTCTTTCAGGTGTACCGTCTTGTTGTATTTGATGAGCAAATGAGCTGTGTGGATGGCATCGACCAAGGCGGAGTGCAACCTGCCCTCCTGGATGATTCCTGCCGTGTCGATCGCTTCTTTCAGACTCATCTGTTTGCGATCAGCCAAAAGCATGCTAATTGGCGGCTGGATGTCGTTGTAATTGCGCATCCAGTTGAAGTCCAAACCAAACCGCGCACAATGCTCGATCATCAGCCGCTTGTCGTCTTGCCCCCATGTGCACAAGTAATATTCAGAATCGGTGCCAATCCACTTCATAAATTCTGCGAATGCCCGGCGAAACGGAATAAAGGTTGGCATGTTCTCTTTATCGAGACCAATGAATTTGCGCGTTCTCTCCGTGATCCTACGTTCAATCGCTGGAAAGGTGTAGCGCTGAAATGTGTCGACCTCCACGCCATTTTTTCCGGGTACGACTTTTGCCGCTCCGATCTCAATAATTTCCGGGATCTTGTCTCTCTGATAAGTCAGTGTCGTTTCAAGGTCAAAAACAATGATCTGCAAGCGTAATCACATCCTGTATGTATTGTCTCTATTATCGCTTGGATTGGGCATAGAAAGCAAAACAAAGACAAAAGCGGCTGCCTGATTGAAACGAAAAAGGATAAGAACCCAATAGGATTCCTATCCTTGTGTTTATTTGTTTAGCTTGGCGATTTTGTGGATTCCCTCGTCAACTGACGCAATCCGTAGCTCATCCTCGCTATTTGCCCGTCTTCATCCCGGAAAAACTCAATCCAAGGGATGGAATCTCTTTTTTGGAAAATGAAGCTGTCTTTTTGTACTGGTATCAGTGGATACGAGAGACCATCCACCTCCAGGAATAGCTTGCCTTCGTTTTTGGCTATCGATGCGCTTACCCATTCCTGCGAAGAGTAGCGACCCTCGTACAGTGACAACTGCTCATCTGTGACCTCGTATGGATCATAAGCATAGACCGGAGCTCCAGCCGGTCTTGCAAAATAACTGTTCAAAAAGCCGATGACCAACTCTCGGACGCTCACTCCATCGAGATTGACCAGAATCACACCCGTAATCCCTTGATCCGGAACCGAAAAAATGTGCGAGCTGATTCCCTTCAGCGATCCGCCATGCTCTACCAGAGAGCCCTCCGGAAAGGCAGGCGAGACCATCAGACCATAGCCGTAGGAGCGGTGTCCGTCCACACGAGCAAAGGGAGTGAGCATCTGCCGGACGCTATCGGCAGACAGAATCGATGTCGGGTTTCCCGTTGCCCCCAAACGAAAGACTTCCAAATAAGCAAGTAAATCATTCACGGTCGATTTGAGGAAACCGGCTGCTCGCATCGCCGGAGCATCGTGCCAGATGGGTGCTGCAATGATTTGGTTTTCGTCATCGATTTTTTTGTTAGTATACAAAATCGTGACGTCATCCTTGTCAGTCAGTTCATCCACAGAAAAAACAGTTCTGTCCATACCCAGTGGCTGCAAAATATGCGTCGCAACGTAGTTTTCATACGTCTGGTTGCTGACCCGTTCAATGATCGCTCCCAAAAGCCCGTACGCATCGTTATTGTAGCTAAAGGCACCCCCTGGCTCTGAGAGCGGCTCCCCTTCGAATCCAGCAATGGCTTCCATGACTTCTTCGTACGTATGCAGGTAAGGCACTGTCTTCAGTTCTTCCTCCGCCTTGGTTCCAATGACAGCAGGATCATTTTCCATACTCCGCCTCATTGCGCCGTCTAAGTAAGGCATAGGCGCTATTCCAGGCGTATGTGTCATGAAGTGATGAATCGTCATGCGCACTGTCAACTCGTGATCGCCCGCCCGAAACTCTGGCAAATATTTTACGACCGGGTCGTGGACAGACAGCTTGCCTGCCTCTTGCAACTGCATAATCGCAACGCAGGTAAACGATTTGGTGATGGATGCGATGCCAAAAACGGTGTCGAGGGAAAGTGGCAGTTGCTGTTCTCTGTCACGAAAACCGAACGTTCCCTCGTACAAAAGCTCACCGTCACGTGCAATAGCAATAGCGGCGCCCGGAGCCTTTGCCTCGTCCAGCAGTTGCTGTGCATACCTTTGGAACTGTTCCTTCCATGCCGTCATTTTCATCAACTCCCCAACGTTTGCTCATAAATCGCTTTTGCAACACGGGCGATGGTAAGCTCTGCGGCTTCTTTGTCAGTCACACCACGTGATAGTGCCGTGATCGCAATCATCCCTTTTCCTTCGGGCAAATAAATGATGCCAGCATCATTGACGACAGCATTGACGGTCCCTGTCTTATGCGCGACCTTTGTACCTTCTGGCAACAAGTACGGCAGACGGCTGTTGTAATGCTGACGACGCATGATGTCCAGCATCAGCTCGCAGGAGTCTTCCGTGAGAATTTCTTTTCGCGCAATCATGATAAGCAGGCGGTTTAGCTCGGCTGGTGTCGCTACGTTATTATCACGGGTAGGCATCGATACATCGTGGATCAATTCGTAATTGCCTGACTCTTCCCGTCGCATGAACTCATCGAACCCTGCCTGCGAAGGGGTAGGCTCATTCATACCTACACAGTGGTTGAGGAGCTCCCAGCAATTATGCCGTAAATGAATCTGCGAAAGCCCCAGCTCATGCATGTGCTCATTCACCTTGTCGATGCCACCGATCAGCTCGATGATTTGGTCCGTCGCATAGTTATCGCTCACAATCGTCATCAGTGTCGCCAAGTCTTTGACCGTTAAGGCCGCTCCGGCATCCAGCTCTTGCAAAATGCCTGATCCCGGCACGCGATCCTCCCATCTCAGTGTCACGCGCTGGTCGAGGCGGATTCGTCCTGCTTCCACCTCGCGCATCAAGGTGACCATGATCGGAATTTTGAAGGCACTCGCCAGTTGAAACAACTCTTCATCCAGATGCCCTGCTGTCTCTCCTGTTTCCAGATGCACAGCTGCGATTCCAAAAATACCGGGTGCTTCCCTCAGCACGTTTTCTACTGCTTGCTGCCATGTCATGAATATTCCTCCCCATCGCTCGCGAAACGGCCCACACACGGATTTTTGTGTCGGCCATTTCTTTTCAGCGCTATTGTTCTTTGTATCCCCACTTGAAGTCGATGTAGCCCAACGGATCGACTGTGATGCCTTTTACCTTTTCATTTTGTACCCATGAATTGACGCTGGAGTACACACCTGTGACAGGCATTTCTTCCATCAGGATGCTCTCCGCTTCGACCAGATATTGATTACGTTTGGCCTCATCTGGCTCGGCGTACGCCTTCTTTACCAGCTCTACGTACTTCTCGCTAAACCAGAAGGTAGAGTTGTTGGAGCTGTACTTCTCCATCATGAGCTCCAGGAAGTTGACGGAGTCGTTGTAATCTCCCGTCCAGCCTGTTCGGGAAATCATGTACTTCCCTTGCTCCTGATCGTCAAACATGACCTTCAATTCTTTGTTGATCAGCTTGACATCCACACCGAGAGATTGCTTCCATTGAGCCTGCAACGCTTCGGCAATCTTCTTGTTCAGGTCGGAGGTATTGTAAAGATAGGTGATTTCGGGCAGCTTGGTAATGCCCGCTTCCTTCATTCCTTCTGCCAATAACTGTTTCGCCGTCTCCACATCGTTATCCTTGAAATATCCTTCTGGCTTCAGGGAGGCGGAAAGTGGGACGAAGCCCATCAAGGGCGTCTGTCCGGCCTGACCGATGTTTTCTGCGATGTCGCTGCGGTTGATCGCGTAGGCAAACGCTTTGCGGATTTTGCTATTCGTAAATGGTGGCTTCTCCGTCTGGAACAAGAGATAGTAGTTGGTGGCACGTTGCATGGTTTGCAGCTTGCCTTCGTCGCGCAACGGTCCAATGGCATCCGCAGGCAGTCCGCTAATCGGACCGCCAGCCCAATCCAGCTCGCCGCTATTGAACAGCTCCAGCTCTGTATTGGTATCTTCAATCATGGAAAACTCGATTTCGTTAAACTTCACGACCTCTTTGTCCCAATAGTGCTCGTTTTTGGCCAGCTCAATCTTGTTTTTATGCTCCCAATTCACCAGCTTGAACGGTCCATTGGTCACGATGGACTCGGGCTTTTTCGCCCAATCGGGATTGGACTCCACCACCTTTTGGTTGACCGGATAGTAGAAGGTCGCAAGTGTCAGGAAGTAAGGGGTGGGGTTTTCCAAGGTGACTTGCAGCGTCTTGTCATTGACGACCTTGATGCCGACATCCTCCGCTTTCGCCTTCCCTTCGAAAAAGGCACGGGCATTTTTGATCGGATAGTACTTGTAGGCGGAGCCGCTGGCTGTCTTCGGATTGAGCACGCGCATCCAGCCGAAGGCGAAGTCTTGAGCCGTAACCGGGTCGCCATTGCTCCATTTGCTGTCGCGCAATGTAAAGGTGTACACCTTTTTGTCCTCCGATATTTGAATGTCGGATGCAACGGAATTGACTGGCTTGCCATCCTTGTCCAATCGAACAAGCCCGTCGTACAGCGAACGGATAAAGGCACCGGAAATCACATCGTTGGACATGCCTGAATCAAGTGTTTCAGGCTCCGCGGCATTCATGTGCAACGTCTGCTCTGTCGCAGGCTGCACAGTTGCCTGCTGTGCTGGCTCTGGTTGCTGCTGGTTGTCTGGTGCGGTTTGAGTCGGCGTATTGCCGCTGCTACAGCCTGCAAATAGTCCCGTAAGCAAAACGAAGAGACTTGTCATGACAACTGGTCTTTTCATGCTGTACCCCCCTGTTTGAGTCGGATAACCGATTATTGAATAAATATTCTGCAAATTTTATGCCATTCGTGTTTTCGGTTGTTCTTTTGTTGATTTTATTCCCTGCTGAATACTTTTATCCGAGTCGGTCCAACAAGTTTCTACCAGTAGTCTCTGTCACGCAAAAAAGAAGTATTCATCCTTGAATACTTCTATTCATTCGCGCATATGGGGGCAGTCCTCTCTAGCTTATCGCTGGTTCGTACATGGCTACGGCATCACATGACCGTCGGCAAAAAACGATCGGGACGTGCTTTTGCTTCGCCAGCTTCTTTATATTTTTACTCAAGCTGTGACTCACAAAGTTAATAAAGACAAGAACAAGCTCCGTATCAGAAGGAATCGTCGCCTTCACATCGGATTTTTTGCGACCTGATACGTGATAGACATTCTCGAATCCTTTGTTCTGCAACAAGCTCTCGATTTCTGCTACCCGATCTCCTCCTACCACAAGAACGCCTGCCATAGTCCTTCCTCCTCTCTTTTTTCCACGCCTTTTCTTCTATTTTCCGGTGCGCACTTGCGAAATCTTTGCCTCAGGCTTTTCCGCCGGGATTCTGTATTTTTCCGTTCGCTCAATTTGAACGACCTGTGAATCGTGAACCACAATATGTATGGAGCCGTATTCCAGACCATCCAGTGCGCGCGCGATTTTCTCTAATAAGAAATCGTCTAGGCGAATCTCATTTTTTGCCATG is from Brevibacillus brevis and encodes:
- a CDS encoding 3'-5' exonuclease; its protein translation is MQIIVFDLETTLTYQRDKIPEIIEIGAAKVVPGKNGVEVDTFQRYTFPAIERRITERTRKFIGLDKENMPTFIPFRRAFAEFMKWIGTDSEYYLCTWGQDDKRLMIEHCARFGLDFNWMRNYNDIQPPISMLLADRKQMSLKEAIDTAGIIQEGRLHSALVDAIHTAHLLIKYNKTVHLKENTPEENYNLSSSLYITCRSCKKSKYYTAFGRKSRRCEACLQHRKKLEKAAEAATVQQS
- a CDS encoding peptide ABC transporter substrate-binding protein, whose product is MKRPVVMTSLFVLLTGLFAGCSSGNTPTQTAPDNQQQPEPAQQATVQPATEQTLHMNAAEPETLDSGMSNDVISGAFIRSLYDGLVRLDKDGKPVNSVASDIQISEDKKVYTFTLRDSKWSNGDPVTAQDFAFGWMRVLNPKTASGSAYKYYPIKNARAFFEGKAKAEDVGIKVVNDKTLQVTLENPTPYFLTLATFYYPVNQKVVESNPDWAKKPESIVTNGPFKLVNWEHKNKIELAKNEHYWDKEVVKFNEIEFSMIEDTNTELELFNSGELDWAGGPISGLPADAIGPLRDEGKLQTMQRATNYYLLFQTEKPPFTNSKIRKAFAYAINRSDIAENIGQAGQTPLMGFVPLSASLKPEGYFKDNDVETAKQLLAEGMKEAGITKLPEITYLYNTSDLNKKIAEALQAQWKQSLGVDVKLINKELKVMFDDQEQGKYMISRTGWTGDYNDSVNFLELMMEKYSSNNSTFWFSEKYVELVKKAYAEPDEAKRNQYLVEAESILMEEMPVTGVYSSVNSWVQNEKVKGITVDPLGYIDFKWGYKEQ
- a CDS encoding YezD family protein translates to MAKNEIRLDDFLLEKIARALDGLEYGSIHIVVHDSQVVQIERTEKYRIPAEKPEAKISQVRTGK
- a CDS encoding serine hydrolase yields the protein MTWQQAVENVLREAPGIFGIAAVHLETGETAGHLDEELFQLASAFKIPIMVTLMREVEAGRIRLDQRVTLRWEDRVPGSGILQELDAGAALTVKDLATLMTIVSDNYATDQIIELIGGIDKVNEHMHELGLSQIHLRHNCWELLNHCVGMNEPTPSQAGFDEFMRREESGNYELIHDVSMPTRDNNVATPAELNRLLIMIARKEILTEDSCELMLDIMRRQHYNSRLPYLLPEGTKVAHKTGTVNAVVNDAGIIYLPEGKGMIAITALSRGVTDKEAAELTIARVAKAIYEQTLGS
- a CDS encoding serine hydrolase yields the protein MTAWKEQFQRYAQQLLDEAKAPGAAIAIARDGELLYEGTFGFRDREQQLPLSLDTVFGIASITKSFTCVAIMQLQEAGKLSVHDPVVKYLPEFRAGDHELTVRMTIHHFMTHTPGIAPMPYLDGAMRRSMENDPAVIGTKAEEELKTVPYLHTYEEVMEAIAGFEGEPLSEPGGAFSYNNDAYGLLGAIIERVSNQTYENYVATHILQPLGMDRTVFSVDELTDKDDVTILYTNKKIDDENQIIAAPIWHDAPAMRAAGFLKSTVNDLLAYLEVFRLGATGNPTSILSADSVRQMLTPFARVDGHRSYGYGLMVSPAFPEGSLVEHGGSLKGISSHIFSVPDQGITGVILVNLDGVSVRELVIGFLNSYFARPAGAPVYAYDPYEVTDEQLSLYEGRYSSQEWVSASIAKNEGKLFLEVDGLSYPLIPVQKDSFIFQKRDSIPWIEFFRDEDGQIARMSYGLRQLTRESTKSPS
- a CDS encoding GNAT family N-acetyltransferase gives rise to the protein MIRQAQSTDKETVVTMIGEGMLWRTEEIVDIVEKATVYIWEEDDQIIGCGTYDLNSSGEEGTAEIYVYIRPDHRKRGIGSRLFDKLWLELQQHEEKPTAVMATYRVDHGQGADFFSKRGFASIWGHHLMKYTGEIGPAPTLDVRKFTEPEMDMYIQSQSDAYYEVRKGIDLQPYRLADYPEKTMNAWKKWLLNDMREDIYLFEHEGVFVGSLIITGHGEVYDVFVDPVHQGKGYGKELVRFFVNQTLEKGLQPYLVTGTHNDPAIALYERTGFQTFQTTTTAKRGFA
- a CDS encoding DUF2325 domain-containing protein codes for the protein MAGVLVVGGDRVAEIESLLQNKGFENVYHVSGRKKSDVKATIPSDTELVLVFINFVSHSLSKNIKKLAKQKHVPIVFCRRSCDAVAMYEPAIS